A window from Acidobacteriota bacterium encodes these proteins:
- a CDS encoding pyrroloquinoline quinone-dependent dehydrogenase, whose protein sequence is MALRRGRGNRRVHVFHGVHRGAGGSVLSRGRVARGRARRPGVRGNVALRVLRVAAARHVVHSPAAAGVADRRLRGRAGRARRARSDRAARGAAGLRARNRGADGSRRGVDGTNGKSAGAAGGKSGKRGSGMRSLLITSLAALVTSFVTAIGTGDAFAQEQTSEGPWQTYGTENGEWRSYAGDIAGTKYSPLDQIDAGNFSDLEIAWEWTSIDNFVSRSTPGGGEWSAPLDVIVDSLVEETPNLYRSSQPPNPSRLQVTPLMIDGVLYFNTPLSQGVAVDATTGETLWIFNPKGYEEGTPSMSGPWTQRGVAYWTDGEGDERIFWGTGNGYVVCVKAKTGQPCPDFGPNGGGMVDAMVGIPRVEREARDYLNALLYSINSPPIVVRDKVIHGSQIADRRITREAPPGWVRAWDVRTGEHAWDFHTVPNSADEFGVDTWLNDSWRYSGNANVWSMLAGDNELGYVYLPTGTTTNDYYGADRPGDNLFSETIIAVDVETGQRMWHFQAVHHGLWDYDFPTHPNLVDVVVDGRPIQALVQVSKQAFVYAFDRVTGEPIWPIEERPVPQATNMPGEVPSPTQPFPTKPAPFDYQGVTIDDLVDFTPELREMAIEVVSNYQIGPLFTPPGRPINGGTQGTLMRPPDFGAAGWAGAAVDPETGMLYIPSRNIAVAIPLYTPDPDLGATMLYTHGAPEERRLRQIREGQSYQARMPQGLPLLKPPYSRITAIDMNTGEHAWMVPLGNGDRIRNHPRLRHLNLPPLGDGTIGGPLLTKTLLISTVPTAGSQGGPGLVAWDKQTGEVRGAVDLPAGTIGTPMTYMVDGRQYIAVSIGGGPRVVAFALPAD, encoded by the coding sequence ATGGCTCTACGTCGGGGGCGCGGCAACCGCCGTGTTCACGTATTTCACGGGGTACACCGCGGCGCAGGCGGGAGCGTTCTCTCCCGAGGTCGGGTTGCTCGTGGACGCGCACGCCGGCCGGGCGTTCGCGGCAACGTGGCTCTTCGCGTTCTTCGCGTCGCTGCGGCTCGCCATGTCGTACATTCTCCAGCCGCGGCGGGCGTTGCGGATCGGCGCCTTCGCGGTCGCGCTGGTCGGGCTCGGCGCGCTCGTTCAGACCGCGCTGCTCGGGGCGCGGCTGGTCTTCGAGCACGGAATCGGGGTGCAGACGGTAGCCGTCGCGGAGTCGACGGGACGAACGGAAAGAGCGCCGGCGCAGCCGGTGGAAAGAGCGGAAAGAGAGGATCCGGAATGAGGTCGCTGCTGATTACGTCGCTCGCCGCGCTGGTTACGTCGTTCGTCACGGCGATTGGAACCGGCGACGCCTTCGCACAGGAGCAGACGTCGGAGGGGCCGTGGCAGACCTACGGCACCGAGAACGGCGAATGGCGCAGCTACGCCGGCGACATCGCCGGCACCAAGTACTCGCCGCTCGACCAGATCGACGCCGGCAACTTCAGCGACCTGGAGATCGCCTGGGAGTGGACGTCGATCGACAACTTCGTCAGCCGCAGCACCCCCGGCGGCGGCGAGTGGTCGGCGCCGCTCGACGTCATCGTCGACTCGCTGGTCGAGGAGACCCCGAACCTCTACCGCAGCAGCCAGCCGCCGAACCCCTCGCGCCTCCAGGTGACCCCGCTGATGATCGACGGCGTGCTGTACTTCAACACGCCGCTGTCGCAGGGAGTCGCCGTGGACGCGACGACCGGCGAGACGCTCTGGATCTTCAACCCGAAGGGCTACGAGGAAGGGACCCCGTCGATGAGCGGGCCCTGGACGCAGCGCGGGGTCGCCTACTGGACCGACGGCGAAGGGGACGAGCGGATCTTCTGGGGCACCGGCAACGGCTACGTCGTCTGCGTCAAGGCGAAGACCGGGCAGCCCTGCCCCGACTTCGGCCCCAACGGCGGCGGCATGGTCGACGCGATGGTCGGCATCCCGCGCGTGGAGCGCGAGGCGCGCGACTACCTCAACGCGCTGCTCTACTCCATCAACTCGCCGCCCATCGTCGTGCGCGACAAGGTGATCCACGGCTCGCAGATCGCCGACCGGCGCATCACGCGGGAAGCACCCCCGGGGTGGGTGCGGGCCTGGGACGTCCGCACCGGCGAGCACGCCTGGGACTTCCACACCGTGCCGAACAGCGCCGACGAGTTCGGCGTGGACACCTGGCTCAACGACTCGTGGCGCTATTCCGGCAACGCCAACGTCTGGTCGATGCTCGCCGGCGACAACGAGCTGGGCTACGTCTACCTGCCGACCGGCACCACCACGAACGACTACTACGGCGCCGACCGGCCGGGCGACAACCTCTTCTCGGAAACGATCATCGCCGTCGACGTCGAGACGGGCCAGCGGATGTGGCACTTCCAGGCGGTCCACCACGGCCTGTGGGACTACGACTTCCCCACCCACCCGAACCTGGTCGACGTGGTGGTCGACGGCCGCCCGATCCAGGCGCTGGTGCAGGTGAGCAAGCAGGCGTTCGTCTACGCCTTCGACCGGGTGACCGGGGAGCCGATCTGGCCCATCGAGGAGCGTCCGGTGCCGCAGGCGACCAACATGCCGGGCGAGGTCCCGTCGCCCACGCAGCCGTTCCCGACGAAGCCGGCCCCGTTCGACTACCAGGGGGTCACCATCGACGACCTCGTGGACTTCACGCCGGAGCTGCGCGAGATGGCGATAGAGGTGGTGAGCAACTACCAGATCGGGCCGCTGTTCACGCCGCCCGGACGGCCCATCAACGGCGGCACGCAGGGCACGCTGATGCGCCCGCCCGACTTCGGCGCGGCCGGCTGGGCCGGCGCCGCGGTCGACCCCGAAACGGGGATGCTCTACATCCCGTCGCGCAACATCGCGGTCGCCATCCCGCTCTACACGCCCGACCCGGACCTCGGCGCCACGATGCTCTACACGCACGGCGCCCCGGAAGAACGGCGGCTGCGCCAGATCCGCGAAGGACAGTCGTACCAGGCGCGGATGCCGCAGGGCCTGCCGCTGCTCAAGCCGCCCTACTCGCGCATTACGGCCATCGACATGAACACCGGCGAGCACGCCTGGATGGTGCCCCTCGGCAACGGCGACCGCATCCGCAACCATCCCCGCCTGCGCCACCTGAACCTGCCGCCGCTCGGCGACGGCACCATCGGCGGGCCGCTGCTGACGAAGACCCTGCTCATCAGCACCGTCCCGACCGCCGGCAGCCAGGGAGGACCGGGCCTCGTGGCCTGGGACAAGCAGACCGGCGAGGTCCGCGGCGCGGTCGACCTGCCCGCCGGCACCATCGGCACGCCGATGACGTATATGGTGGACGGCCGGCAGTACATCGCCGTCAGCATCGGCGGCGGGCCACGGGTCGTGGCGTTCGCGCTGCCGGCGGACTGA
- a CDS encoding AAA family ATPase translates to MNVTRLRLENFKRFTDLTIDLSPFAGAPKLVLLIGANGSGKSSVFDAFEYLSAGHKESSSGLDLGELLGRKRKSGLEYSRYLKKDPSTDVSVSCSFGGNFEVRRSNDTPATTSPPDWDLKSAFYGRSSLRTIPELRGGRRTAGPIGADRDRPRRYIDQDTRFETDVSEMTRRIHDEVWGSQFDSDRLKAQFVDPLNDALTRIFASASPTRLQLTRISPALEDRPPDIRFRKGTSEIHYDLLSSGEKEVFNILLNLFTRREHFTSTIYFIDELDVHLHTRLQHALIREVVEHWIPDYSQLWTASHSLGFIEYAGDAADAAIIDFDDLDFDRPRVLTPAPKSAAIFDIAVPRDSALKVFPNKTLIVCENQDALFYNAIELPGLLFVGARDKNAVGLQTRAHAEFRGLIDRDFLGANEIAELRREQPDLFVLGYYSIESYLFHPRNLVEASPPEFDETEYRRLLRERMAGIRDHLLMTLERSQNSYEVIKTLPQETKTRAMQEIAAATASDDFETFYPFLDMKNQRPGDYLAPFNLQRLDLARTDWMRNAIAAVLAA, encoded by the coding sequence ATGAACGTCACCAGGCTGCGCCTCGAGAACTTCAAGCGCTTCACCGACCTGACCATCGACCTGTCGCCGTTTGCCGGCGCGCCGAAGCTGGTGCTGCTGATCGGGGCGAACGGCAGCGGCAAGTCGTCGGTGTTCGACGCGTTCGAGTACCTGTCCGCGGGGCACAAGGAGTCGTCTTCCGGACTCGACCTTGGAGAATTGCTGGGCAGGAAACGGAAGAGCGGCCTGGAGTACTCGCGCTACCTCAAGAAGGACCCCAGCACCGATGTGTCCGTCTCGTGCTCTTTCGGCGGCAACTTCGAGGTCCGTCGATCCAACGATACGCCGGCGACCACCTCGCCGCCGGATTGGGACCTGAAGTCTGCATTCTACGGTCGAAGCTCGTTACGAACGATTCCCGAACTGCGCGGCGGGCGCAGGACCGCCGGCCCCATCGGCGCCGACCGGGACCGCCCGCGACGCTACATCGATCAGGACACGCGGTTCGAGACCGACGTCTCGGAAATGACGAGACGCATCCATGACGAGGTCTGGGGATCGCAGTTCGATTCGGACCGGCTCAAGGCGCAGTTCGTCGACCCGCTCAACGACGCGCTCACGCGGATCTTCGCCAGTGCCTCTCCGACACGGTTGCAACTGACGCGGATAAGCCCGGCGCTGGAAGATCGCCCGCCGGACATCCGTTTCAGAAAGGGAACGTCCGAGATCCACTACGACCTGCTCAGCAGCGGCGAGAAGGAGGTGTTCAACATTCTTCTCAACCTGTTCACCCGCCGCGAGCACTTCACAAGCACGATCTACTTCATCGACGAGCTCGACGTGCATCTGCACACGCGGCTCCAGCACGCGCTGATCCGGGAGGTCGTCGAGCACTGGATTCCGGACTATTCGCAGCTCTGGACGGCCAGCCATTCGCTCGGCTTCATCGAGTACGCCGGCGATGCCGCGGACGCCGCCATCATCGACTTCGACGACCTCGACTTCGACCGCCCGCGGGTGCTGACGCCGGCCCCGAAATCTGCGGCGATCTTCGACATCGCGGTGCCCAGGGATTCCGCGCTGAAGGTCTTTCCGAACAAGACGCTGATCGTCTGCGAGAACCAGGACGCGCTGTTCTACAACGCGATCGAGCTTCCCGGCCTGCTGTTCGTCGGAGCACGCGACAAGAACGCGGTCGGGCTGCAGACTCGAGCGCATGCCGAGTTCCGCGGGCTGATCGACCGCGACTTCCTCGGTGCGAACGAAATCGCGGAGTTGCGCCGCGAACAACCGGACCTCTTCGTGCTCGGCTACTACTCGATTGAAAGCTATCTGTTCCACCCGCGGAACCTGGTGGAGGCGTCGCCCCCGGAATTCGACGAAACCGAGTATCGGCGGTTGCTCCGGGAGCGCATGGCCGGCATCCGCGACCACCTGCTGATGACGTTGGAACGAAGCCAGAACAGCTACGAGGTCATCAAGACGCTGCCCCAGGAAACGAAGACGCGCGCCATGCAGGAGATCGCGGCCGCGACGGCGTCCGACGACTTCGAGACGTTCTACCCATTTCTCGACATGAAGAACCAGCGCCCCGGCGACTATCTGGCGCCTTTCAACCTGCAGCGCCTCGATCTCGCCCGCACGGACTGGATGCGGAACGCCATCGCCGCCGTCCTCGCGGCGTAG
- a CDS encoding IS110 family transposase codes for MEHATIIGIDLAKRSFQLHGARADGSVAFRKKLNRDNVLGFVASQPRCIVAMEACASSHHWGREFGKLGHEVKLVPPIYVKPFVKRQKNDATDAEAICEAASRPTMRFVAVKTREQQSQGMLFRTRDLLVRQRTQTINAFRGHFAEFGVVAPQGPAHVKRLVEAIEDADSPLPGPVRELGALLFVQIAELNEKIAELERDLRERAREDERTVRLMSVPGIGPLCAMAIQAFAPPLESFRRGRDFAAWLGLVPRQSSTGGKPKLGRISKMGQRDLRRLLVVGAMATVGWAARRGTKDPWLARMLARKPRMLVAVALANRRARIAWALMTKNEYYRAPLPTA; via the coding sequence ATGGAGCACGCTACCATCATCGGCATCGATCTGGCGAAGCGGAGTTTTCAGTTGCACGGCGCACGTGCGGATGGGTCGGTTGCGTTCCGCAAGAAGCTGAACCGCGACAACGTGCTGGGCTTCGTGGCGTCGCAGCCGCGATGCATCGTAGCGATGGAGGCCTGTGCGAGCTCGCACCACTGGGGCCGAGAGTTCGGGAAGCTCGGTCATGAGGTGAAGCTGGTCCCGCCGATCTACGTGAAGCCGTTCGTCAAACGGCAGAAGAATGACGCGACCGACGCCGAGGCGATCTGCGAGGCGGCCTCGCGGCCGACGATGCGCTTCGTGGCGGTAAAGACGCGGGAGCAGCAGTCCCAAGGCATGCTGTTCCGCACGCGCGATCTGCTGGTTCGCCAGCGCACGCAGACGATCAACGCGTTTCGGGGACACTTCGCGGAGTTCGGCGTCGTCGCGCCGCAGGGGCCTGCGCACGTGAAGCGGCTGGTGGAGGCGATTGAAGATGCCGATTCGCCACTCCCGGGCCCAGTTCGGGAGCTGGGCGCGCTGTTGTTCGTTCAGATCGCCGAGCTCAACGAGAAGATCGCGGAGCTGGAGAGGGACCTGCGTGAGCGGGCGCGCGAAGACGAACGGACGGTGCGGCTGATGAGTGTCCCGGGAATCGGGCCGCTATGCGCGATGGCGATCCAGGCCTTCGCACCGCCGCTGGAGAGCTTCCGGCGCGGCCGGGACTTCGCAGCCTGGCTGGGCTTGGTTCCCCGGCAGAGCTCGACCGGCGGGAAGCCGAAGCTGGGGAGGATATCGAAGATGGGTCAGCGCGATCTCCGGCGGCTGTTGGTCGTCGGCGCGATGGCGACAGTCGGCTGGGCGGCGCGGCGCGGCACGAAGGACCCGTGGCTGGCCCGGATGCTGGCTCGCAAGCCGCGCATGCTGGTCGCCGTGGCGTTGGCGAACCGAAGGGCGCGCATCGCCTGGGCGCTGATGACGAAGAACGAGTACTACCGCGCGCCGCTGCCGACCGCTTGA
- a CDS encoding HigA family addiction module antidote protein, translated as MRRQPQRGTRTARCPFGLRAWLRATLRWDNGHRRWEAVLKTIVRRRAWRGPAIPPGEVLLEEFLKPLGLWQVEAAQLGISANRLNEVVLGKRRITPDTALRLSRFLKTSPQFWMRLQADWDLHRAAERAAS; from the coding sequence ATGCGTCGCCAGCCCCAGCGGGGTACCCGTACCGCACGTTGCCCGTTCGGTCTCCGCGCATGGCTCCGGGCGACCCTTCGGTGGGATAATGGTCATCGACGTTGGGAGGCTGTATTGAAGACTATCGTCAGGCGTCGGGCTTGGCGGGGGCCAGCCATCCCGCCCGGCGAAGTGCTGCTTGAGGAGTTCCTCAAACCGCTCGGCCTCTGGCAGGTCGAGGCTGCCCAGCTCGGAATCTCTGCGAACCGGCTCAACGAAGTCGTGCTCGGCAAGCGCCGAATCACACCGGACACGGCCTTGCGCCTGTCGCGCTTCCTGAAGACGTCCCCGCAGTTCTGGATGCGGCTGCAAGCCGATTGGGATCTCCATCGGGCGGCGGAGCGCGCCGCCTCGTAG
- a CDS encoding Hsp70 family protein has translation MPAETRAADDDTIIGIDLGTTNSEVAIVSGGKPTIVEEEGEAILPSCVGLDDAGAVIVGRQARNQAAAAPERTVLSVKRLMGSGTQVRMGRDAYTPQEISAFILKALKERADRALGRDVRKAVITVPAYFTDAQRQATREAGEIAGLTVARIINEPTAAALSYESGAEGSRTLLVYDLGGGTFDVSVVRIEQGVVEVLATAGDNQLGGDDFDALVLERLNAHVETSLGVEDAREDRLLQARLRRAAERAKIELSDQPYVRVEEDHVATVNGEARHLECELARADFERDLEPFIDRSLRAVTTALQDADVRPSRLDRVLLVGGSTRIPRIAAVLTERLGQEPHGEVDPDLCVALGAGVQAGIEMGQDTQAVLVDITPYTFGTRAEGELYGRPYAHQFIPLIRRNSKLPATRTEVFFTLFEDQEEVEIKVFQGEDPDALKNVEIGTFMFGGLNEHEDAHEQGLLVTYRLDLDGLLHVHARERATGRELRGVVENAIGRSSDEVLGTARERVSALWGEADDGAEAGAQDAGAATAGGGAAPSPPVGLPPDVAGEVEATLARAEQALEAAPAEDREEMVNLMEDLRDALREGAAERAAELRSELDEILFYLE, from the coding sequence ATGCCGGCGGAAACCAGGGCTGCGGACGACGACACCATCATCGGCATCGATCTGGGCACCACGAACTCGGAGGTCGCGATCGTCTCCGGCGGGAAGCCCACGATCGTGGAGGAGGAGGGCGAAGCCATCCTGCCCTCGTGCGTGGGGCTCGACGACGCCGGTGCCGTCATCGTCGGTCGGCAGGCCCGCAACCAGGCCGCCGCCGCCCCCGAGCGGACCGTGCTCTCGGTCAAGCGCCTGATGGGTTCCGGGACGCAGGTGCGGATGGGCAGGGACGCCTACACCCCGCAGGAGATTTCGGCCTTTATTCTCAAGGCGCTCAAGGAGCGGGCGGACCGCGCGCTCGGCCGGGACGTGCGCAAGGCGGTCATCACCGTCCCCGCCTACTTCACCGACGCGCAGCGGCAGGCGACGCGCGAAGCCGGGGAGATTGCGGGCCTGACGGTGGCGCGGATCATCAACGAGCCGACGGCCGCCGCGCTCAGCTACGAGAGCGGCGCGGAGGGGAGCCGCACCCTCCTCGTCTACGACCTGGGTGGCGGGACCTTCGATGTCTCGGTGGTGCGCATCGAGCAGGGCGTCGTCGAGGTCCTGGCCACCGCCGGTGACAACCAGCTCGGCGGCGACGACTTCGACGCGCTCGTCCTCGAACGCCTGAACGCGCACGTCGAGACGTCCCTGGGGGTCGAGGATGCGCGTGAGGACCGCCTGCTGCAGGCGCGGCTGCGGCGGGCTGCCGAACGGGCCAAGATCGAGCTGTCGGATCAACCCTACGTGCGCGTCGAGGAGGACCACGTCGCCACGGTGAACGGCGAGGCGCGGCATCTGGAGTGCGAGCTGGCCCGCGCCGATTTCGAACGCGATCTGGAGCCGTTCATCGACCGTTCCCTCCGGGCCGTGACCACGGCGCTGCAGGACGCCGACGTGCGGCCGAGCCGGCTCGACCGCGTGCTGCTGGTGGGTGGTTCCACCCGCATTCCGCGGATCGCCGCCGTCCTCACGGAGCGGCTGGGGCAGGAACCGCACGGCGAGGTCGATCCGGACCTGTGCGTCGCGCTCGGGGCCGGCGTGCAGGCGGGGATCGAGATGGGCCAGGACACGCAGGCCGTGCTGGTCGACATCACCCCCTACACCTTCGGCACCCGGGCGGAGGGGGAGCTCTACGGCCGGCCGTACGCCCACCAGTTCATACCCCTCATCCGGCGCAACAGCAAGCTGCCGGCCACCCGCACGGAGGTGTTCTTCACCCTGTTCGAGGACCAGGAAGAGGTCGAGATCAAGGTCTTTCAGGGAGAGGATCCGGACGCCCTGAAGAACGTGGAGATCGGCACCTTCATGTTCGGCGGTCTGAACGAGCACGAGGACGCGCACGAGCAGGGCCTGCTCGTCACCTACCGCCTCGACCTCGACGGGCTGCTGCACGTCCACGCGCGGGAACGGGCGACCGGTCGGGAACTGCGCGGCGTCGTCGAGAACGCCATCGGGCGTTCAAGCGACGAGGTGCTCGGCACGGCGCGGGAACGGGTCTCGGCGCTCTGGGGCGAGGCGGACGACGGGGCGGAGGCGGGCGCACAGGATGCCGGCGCCGCTACGGCCGGGGGCGGCGCGGCACCGTCCCCGCCGGTTGGCCTGCCCCCCGACGTGGCCGGGGAAGTCGAGGCGACCCTGGCGCGGGCCGAGCAGGCGCTCGAGGCCGCGCCGGCCGAGGACCGGGAAGAGATGGTCAACCTGATGGAGGATCTCCGCGACGCCCTCCGGGAGGGCGCGGCCGAGCGGGCGGCCGAGCTCCGGAGCGAGCTCGACGAGATTCTCTTCTACCTGGAATAG
- a CDS encoding nucleotide exchange factor GrpE: protein MRWCRRVLRAARCPACRPSWRRKGSCMREPGGDWKQRALDDFRQWLDTAGEEPPEHGEPDAADCDLRDLFAEFAALRQEVRLQNREQARAGRELAAAAARYDAAVRREQRGDETLAAFEQRISRTAEDRCLLETLEVRDALVRGRDAAVRLRDRRRLFGRPPRGAAGVVEGYELAIGRFDRMLSRFDVRSVQTVGRPFDSRVMHAVEARRVDRIGDGVVVEELRSGFVRREDVLRLADVAVNRRPEED, encoded by the coding sequence ATGCGCTGGTGCAGGCGCGTCCTGCGCGCCGCGAGATGCCCGGCCTGCAGACCCTCCTGGCGGCGGAAGGGAAGCTGCATGCGTGAACCGGGCGGCGACTGGAAGCAACGCGCGCTCGACGACTTCCGGCAGTGGCTCGACACGGCGGGCGAGGAACCGCCGGAGCACGGCGAACCGGACGCGGCCGACTGCGACCTGCGCGATCTGTTCGCCGAGTTCGCCGCCCTGCGCCAGGAGGTCCGCCTCCAGAACCGGGAGCAGGCCCGGGCGGGCCGCGAGCTGGCGGCGGCCGCGGCGCGGTACGACGCCGCCGTGCGCCGGGAGCAGCGCGGCGACGAGACGCTGGCCGCGTTCGAGCAGCGCATTTCCCGAACGGCCGAGGACCGTTGCCTGCTGGAGACCCTCGAGGTGCGCGACGCCCTGGTGCGGGGCCGGGACGCCGCGGTCCGGCTGCGGGATCGGCGGCGTCTGTTCGGGCGACCGCCGCGGGGCGCCGCGGGCGTCGTCGAGGGCTACGAGCTGGCGATCGGCCGTTTCGACAGGATGCTGTCCCGGTTCGACGTGCGGTCCGTGCAGACCGTGGGGCGACCCTTCGACAGCCGGGTCATGCACGCGGTGGAGGCGCGCCGCGTCGACCGGATCGGCGACGGCGTGGTGGTCGAGGAGTTGCGGAGCGGGTTCGTGCGGCGCGAAGACGTGCTGCGCCTGGCCGACGTCGCGGTGAACCGACGTCCCGAGGAGGATTGA
- a CDS encoding J domain-containing protein — translation MLVHYLVLGLPPSATGEEIRRRYLELVRAHRPGEEPERFQQITAAYEALKDDRARVRTALFGMAAYGDFELALDALVQARPARREMPGLQTLLAAEGKLHA, via the coding sequence ATGCTTGTTCACTATCTCGTGCTGGGACTGCCCCCGTCGGCGACGGGGGAGGAGATCCGGCGGCGCTACCTGGAGCTGGTGCGCGCGCACCGGCCCGGCGAGGAACCGGAGCGTTTCCAGCAGATCACCGCGGCGTACGAAGCTCTGAAGGACGATCGCGCGCGTGTGAGGACCGCCCTCTTCGGAATGGCCGCCTACGGCGACTTCGAGCTGGCCCTCGATGCGCTGGTGCAGGCGCGTCCTGCGCGCCGCGAGATGCCCGGCCTGCAGACCCTCCTGGCGGCGGAAGGGAAGCTGCATGCGTGA
- a CDS encoding DegT/DnrJ/EryC1/StrS family aminotransferase gives MRVPFLDLAAQLETTRPAIERAVLDVVASGRYVGGPVLEAFERAMADYIGVDHAIGVSSGTDALLVSLMALDVGPGDLVVTTPYSFFATAGVVARLGATPVFVDIDRPTFNMDPARLVDWFEREPERRSRVRAIVPVHLFGQCADMAPILELAAEHGIPVVEDAAQALGARYPGGGGNGVGHAGGSRGAGGGGRDVEGGGCGDGPAGSKGTLACFSFYPTKNLGAMGDAGLVATSDAVLAERVRRLRNHGAHTEYRHPEVGGNFRLDTLQAAILAAKLPHLDGWHARRRERAAYYDEHLAVPGIELPVAAWGRERHTYHQYVIRVPERRDALRARLAARQIDTMIYYPVPLHRQPCFHHLGHAAGAFPCSEDAAARSLALPIYPELTPAMQDRVIEETAAFYSGSPASDMESMVR, from the coding sequence GTGCGCGTCCCGTTTCTCGACCTGGCCGCCCAGCTCGAGACCACGCGGCCGGCCATCGAGCGGGCCGTGCTGGACGTCGTCGCTTCCGGCCGCTACGTGGGCGGACCGGTGCTCGAAGCGTTCGAGCGGGCGATGGCCGACTACATCGGCGTCGACCACGCGATAGGCGTTTCCTCCGGCACGGACGCTTTGCTCGTCTCGCTGATGGCCCTCGACGTGGGCCCCGGCGACCTCGTCGTCACGACGCCGTACTCGTTCTTCGCCACAGCCGGCGTGGTGGCCCGGCTGGGCGCCACCCCGGTGTTCGTCGACATCGATCGCCCCACGTTCAACATGGACCCCGCGCGTCTGGTCGACTGGTTCGAGCGCGAGCCGGAGCGGCGGTCACGGGTGAGGGCGATCGTTCCGGTGCACCTGTTCGGGCAGTGCGCCGACATGGCGCCCATCCTCGAACTGGCCGCCGAGCATGGGATTCCGGTCGTCGAGGACGCGGCGCAGGCGCTGGGCGCGCGCTATCCCGGCGGCGGCGGGAATGGGGTCGGCCACGCCGGCGGCAGCCGCGGCGCCGGGGGCGGCGGTCGGGATGTCGAAGGCGGAGGTTGCGGCGACGGGCCGGCCGGCAGCAAGGGCACGCTTGCGTGTTTCTCCTTCTATCCCACCAAGAACCTGGGGGCCATGGGTGACGCCGGCCTCGTGGCCACCTCGGACGCCGTTCTGGCGGAACGGGTGCGCCGGCTGCGCAACCACGGCGCGCACACCGAGTACCGGCATCCCGAGGTGGGTGGCAACTTCCGCCTCGACACGCTGCAGGCAGCAATCCTCGCTGCGAAGCTGCCGCATCTCGACGGATGGCACGCCCGGCGCCGCGAGCGCGCCGCGTACTACGACGAGCACCTGGCGGTTCCGGGCATCGAGCTGCCCGTGGCCGCCTGGGGCCGTGAGCGCCACACGTATCACCAGTACGTGATCCGGGTACCCGAGCGACGAGACGCCCTGCGCGCTCGCCTCGCGGCGCGGCAGATCGACACGATGATCTACTACCCGGTGCCGCTCCATCGGCAACCGTGCTTCCATCACCTTGGTCACGCGGCCGGCGCGTTCCCTTGCAGTGAGGACGCTGCGGCCCGGTCGCTCGCGCTGCCGATCTACCCGGAACTCACTCCGGCGATGCAGGACCGTGTGATCGAGGAGACCGCGGCGTTCTATAGCGGAAGCCCGGCTTCGGACATGGAATCGATGGTCCGGTGA
- a CDS encoding GNAT family N-acetyltransferase — MSDGVSYRAMQPGEAAAVSALILSSFDEFIGPELTSEGNAEFRRFVAPETIEARTAEDHFVRVATVDGVLAGMIEIRENNHVALLFVDKAHQQHGIAKGLLHAALADARAADPDLERVTVNSSRYGVPAYEKLGFRQTGPERAVNGIAFIPMAMRLDADL; from the coding sequence GTGAGCGACGGTGTGAGCTATCGCGCCATGCAACCCGGCGAAGCAGCCGCCGTCTCGGCGCTGATTCTCTCGTCGTTCGACGAGTTCATCGGCCCGGAGCTGACCTCCGAAGGAAACGCCGAGTTCCGCCGGTTCGTCGCGCCCGAGACGATCGAGGCGCGTACCGCCGAGGACCACTTCGTCCGCGTGGCGACCGTCGACGGCGTTCTGGCCGGCATGATCGAGATTCGGGAGAACAACCACGTCGCACTCCTTTTCGTCGACAAGGCGCACCAGCAGCACGGCATCGCGAAGGGCCTGCTGCATGCGGCGCTAGCGGACGCCCGCGCCGCGGACCCGGACCTCGAGCGCGTGACGGTCAACTCGTCGCGCTACGGCGTGCCGGCCTACGAGAAGCTCGGCTTTCGCCAGACCGGACCCGAGCGCGCGGTCAACGGCATCGCTTTCATCCCGATGGCGATGCGCCTCGACGCGGATCTCTGA
- a CDS encoding c-type cytochrome — translation MRRRNENVKFAPAAALLVIAAAFAFLVTAAAAAAQEPPAEPHERADAQALENPVEPTRESLVAGRQRYVFLCRQCHGNRGAGDGDMSHAGGIPSDFTDDVWTHGASDGEIFTVIKEGVTADMQGYGNQLRDEDIWNLVNYIKSLSR, via the coding sequence ATGCGCCGCAGGAATGAGAATGTGAAGTTCGCGCCGGCCGCTGCGTTGCTGGTCATCGCCGCCGCGTTTGCGTTCCTCGTCACCGCCGCCGCGGCCGCCGCGCAGGAACCTCCCGCGGAGCCTCACGAGCGCGCGGACGCGCAGGCGTTGGAGAACCCGGTCGAGCCGACCCGCGAGTCGCTGGTCGCCGGCCGGCAGCGCTACGTCTTCCTGTGCCGGCAGTGTCACGGCAACCGCGGCGCGGGAGACGGCGACATGTCGCATGCGGGTGGCATCCCGTCCGACTTCACCGACGACGTGTGGACGCACGGCGCGAGCGACGGCGAGATATTCACGGTGATCAAGGAGGGCGTGACCGCCGACATGCAGGGCTACGGCAACCAGCTCCGCGACGAGGACATCTGGAACCTCGTCAACTACATCAAGAGCCTGTCGCGCTAG